In a single window of the Niabella ginsenosidivorans genome:
- the mdh gene encoding malate dehydrogenase, whose amino-acid sequence MKVTVVGAGAVGATCADNIARKELASELVLLDIKEGVAEGKSIDMMQTAALLGFDTKIKGVTNDYVATENSDVVVITSGLPRKPGMTREELIGVNAGIVKSVTENILKYSPDTILIVVSNPMDTMNYLTLQTSGLPKNRVLGMGGALDSARFRYYLSQELGCSPADLNAVVIGGHGDTTMIPLIKHATWGSTPVTNFLTQEQQDKIVADTMVGGATLTKLIGTSAWYAPGAGTAAMVESILRDEKKLISCGVALDGEYGQKDISLVVPVTLGKNGWEKIIDFKLSDEEQAAFNKSADAVRSMNNVLKTL is encoded by the coding sequence ATGAAAGTTACTGTAGTAGGAGCCGGAGCGGTTGGAGCTACCTGTGCTGACAATATTGCCAGAAAAGAATTAGCATCAGAATTGGTTTTGCTGGACATTAAAGAGGGCGTGGCTGAAGGCAAGTCGATTGATATGATGCAGACAGCAGCGTTGCTGGGATTTGATACAAAGATAAAAGGTGTTACCAACGATTATGTGGCTACAGAAAATTCCGATGTGGTAGTGATCACATCCGGCCTGCCGCGTAAACCGGGCATGACCCGCGAAGAGCTGATTGGTGTAAATGCCGGGATCGTAAAAAGCGTAACTGAAAATATTCTGAAATATTCTCCTGATACTATCCTTATTGTAGTATCCAACCCGATGGATACCATGAACTATCTGACCCTTCAGACCTCCGGCCTGCCCAAAAACCGGGTATTGGGAATGGGCGGCGCCCTGGATTCTGCGCGGTTCCGTTATTACCTGAGCCAGGAACTGGGCTGCTCACCGGCAGATCTGAACGCTGTGGTCATTGGCGGACATGGAGATACAACAATGATCCCTTTAATAAAACACGCTACCTGGGGCAGCACGCCGGTAACGAACTTTTTAACACAAGAGCAGCAGGATAAAATTGTGGCGGATACTATGGTAGGTGGCGCCACACTAACCAAACTGATCGGTACCTCTGCCTGGTATGCACCGGGAGCTGGAACGGCGGCAATGGTAGAAAGCATTCTGCGTGATGAAAAAAAGCTGATCTCCTGTGGTGTGGCGCTGGACGGGGAATATGGCCAAAAAGATATTTCACTTGTAGTTCCGGTAACCCTGGGAAAGAACGGCTGGGAAAAGATTATTGATTTTAAACTATCTGACGAAGAACAGGCTGCATTTAATAAAAGCGCTGACGCGGTACGCAGTATGAACAATGTATTAAAGACCTTATAG
- a CDS encoding glycoside hydrolase family 32 protein, whose translation MMKHIMSSTLLLAILLPGLAQEQVHTKSISTYFTAEKKYLVLPVKNGAPKRNLELWVDGVNTRFWDMELAEGKPDWYAYMRIDEWKGRPVELRVDKVSDTTTIFEPVLQSDADTNRNEYKEALRAQFHFSPKRGWTNDPNGMVYFNGEYHLFFQHNPYGREWGNMTWGHAVSKDLIHWTELGDAIHPDQGGPVFSGSAVVDKNNTSGLGENGKPAMVLFHTGARGWGQYMSWSTDGRNFHQYHKAVVPRINKDNRDPKVIWYEPAKKWIMVLWVERGNNGQNSMQFLTSPDLKNWAPVSITYGGIGNDHYLFECPEFYELPVQGMNGVKKWVLTGANTEYAIGSFDGTHFTEEEKKLQNQYGRDFYAPQTFNEAPAGRRIEIGWWRTNTAKGAMPFNQSMSLPMELRLIKTAGGIRLTRMPVKEVEGLRGKMYKLGNKTLREHSANPLKNISIELAEVRMELRPGKAKEVQLNIRGVRVTYDVLHQQLVVDGVKAPALLLDGKLSLQIYADRTGLELFANNGLVYMPVNINIEDSNRSLSLAVKGGTVKVSGLEVYELKSIWQ comes from the coding sequence ATGATGAAGCACATAATGAGCAGCACTTTATTGCTCGCAATTCTTCTGCCGGGCCTGGCTCAGGAACAGGTGCATACCAAAAGCATCAGTACCTATTTTACAGCAGAAAAAAAGTACCTGGTGTTGCCTGTAAAAAATGGCGCCCCCAAACGGAATCTGGAGCTGTGGGTGGATGGCGTAAACACCCGTTTTTGGGATATGGAATTAGCGGAGGGCAAGCCGGACTGGTATGCTTATATGCGCATTGATGAATGGAAAGGGAGGCCCGTTGAGCTGAGAGTGGATAAAGTAAGTGATACAACAACAATATTTGAACCGGTACTGCAAAGTGATGCAGATACCAACCGCAATGAATATAAAGAAGCGCTGCGGGCACAGTTCCATTTTTCACCCAAACGGGGCTGGACCAATGACCCGAACGGGATGGTGTATTTTAATGGCGAATATCATTTGTTCTTCCAGCACAATCCCTACGGACGGGAATGGGGCAACATGACCTGGGGGCATGCGGTAAGTAAAGACCTGATTCACTGGACAGAACTGGGTGACGCCATACACCCGGACCAGGGAGGACCGGTATTCAGCGGCAGTGCAGTTGTAGACAAAAATAATACCAGCGGGCTGGGCGAAAACGGAAAACCGGCAATGGTATTGTTCCATACAGGCGCCAGGGGCTGGGGACAGTATATGAGCTGGAGCACAGACGGCCGCAATTTTCATCAGTACCATAAAGCAGTGGTACCACGCATTAATAAAGACAACCGTGATCCCAAAGTCATCTGGTATGAGCCTGCCAAAAAATGGATAATGGTTTTATGGGTAGAACGGGGTAATAACGGGCAGAATAGTATGCAGTTCCTTACTTCTCCGGATCTTAAAAACTGGGCGCCGGTAAGTATTACTTACGGGGGCATTGGCAACGACCACTACCTGTTTGAATGCCCCGAGTTCTATGAGCTGCCGGTACAGGGTATGAACGGGGTAAAGAAATGGGTGCTTACGGGCGCAAATACAGAATATGCGATCGGCAGTTTTGACGGTACGCATTTTACAGAAGAAGAAAAAAAGCTGCAAAACCAATACGGGCGCGACTTTTATGCTCCTCAAACCTTTAATGAGGCGCCTGCCGGCCGCCGTATTGAGATCGGCTGGTGGCGTACCAATACCGCAAAGGGGGCAATGCCTTTTAATCAATCGATGAGTTTGCCAATGGAGCTCAGGCTGATTAAAACTGCCGGAGGCATACGGCTGACCCGTATGCCCGTAAAAGAGGTGGAGGGCCTGAGGGGTAAAATGTATAAGCTGGGCAATAAAACCCTCAGGGAACATAGTGCCAATCCTTTAAAGAATATCAGCATTGAACTGGCAGAGGTACGTATGGAGCTCAGACCCGGTAAAGCAAAAGAAGTGCAGTTGAACATTCGTGGTGTTAGGGTAACGTATGATGTACTGCATCAGCAACTGGTAGTGGATGGGGTGAAAGCGCCGGCTCTTTTGCTGGATGGAAAACTAAGCCTGCAGATCTATGCAGACAGAACCGGGCTTGAGCTGTTTGCCAATAATGGCCTTGTATATATGCCCGTTAATATCAATATTGAAGACAGTAACCGCTCTTTGTCGCTGGCCGTCAAAGGAGGCACGGTTAAAGTTTCCGGTCTTGAAGTATATGAGCTAAAAAGTATATGGCAGTAA
- a CDS encoding lipase family protein, with protein sequence MKLKLLILPVLLIVIRTAAQKFEPVFDPKEYAAFLSMAFYKSSIPDKEQRSKVKDPYHMVYESHEMGMKNLWWLYTNDHNQAVIIIRGTVGDMASWLENYYCPMLPATGSLQLNDTTIFHYKLAERKDAYVHAGWTIGMAYLVTDMLPKIKESYQKGIKDFYIFGHSQGGALAYLVDSYLYYKRQAGALPADLHFKTYTSAAPKPGNAQYAYDFEFINKGGWTYSVVNSADWVPETPYSIQRVSDMNTVNPIVDIPEALKRARFPLRQVGNFYYGKLNRKTRKAQKKYTRILGHKLYKLGIKKILPQLKEPQYMPSMSYMRAGTPVVLMPDETYYKNVTLKKDDKFAHHHFAPYYYLLQKQYPQ encoded by the coding sequence ATGAAATTAAAGCTGTTGATCCTTCCTGTTCTTTTAATTGTTATCCGGACTGCGGCGCAGAAGTTTGAGCCGGTCTTTGACCCCAAAGAATATGCGGCGTTTCTTTCCATGGCATTTTATAAAAGCAGCATTCCGGATAAAGAGCAACGAAGCAAGGTAAAAGATCCTTATCATATGGTATATGAATCGCATGAAATGGGAATGAAAAATCTATGGTGGCTCTATACCAATGATCATAACCAGGCCGTGATCATTATTCGCGGGACTGTTGGAGATATGGCCAGCTGGCTGGAAAATTATTATTGCCCGATGCTGCCTGCCACAGGTTCGCTGCAGCTAAATGACACCACAATATTTCACTACAAGCTGGCGGAGCGTAAGGATGCCTATGTACATGCGGGGTGGACGATAGGAATGGCTTATCTGGTAACCGATATGCTGCCAAAAATTAAAGAATCGTATCAAAAGGGCATAAAGGATTTTTACATTTTCGGGCATAGCCAGGGAGGCGCACTGGCCTACCTGGTAGATTCTTATTTATATTATAAAAGGCAGGCGGGAGCTCTTCCGGCAGACCTGCATTTTAAAACCTATACCAGCGCCGCACCCAAACCGGGTAATGCGCAGTATGCCTATGACTTCGAGTTCATTAATAAAGGCGGCTGGACCTATTCCGTTGTAAACAGCGCTGACTGGGTACCGGAAACCCCTTACAGCATTCAGCGGGTATCTGATATGAATACCGTAAACCCGATTGTAGACATTCCAGAAGCCCTGAAGAGAGCCAGATTTCCTTTACGGCAGGTAGGAAACTTCTACTATGGAAAGCTGAACAGGAAAACCCGGAAAGCTCAAAAGAAATACACCCGTATTCTCGGGCACAAATTATATAAGCTGGGCATAAAAAAAATATTACCGCAGTTGAAGGAGCCTCAATACATGCCTTCCATGAGTTACATGCGTGCAGGAACACCGGTTGTATTAATGCCGGATGAAACCTATTATAAAAATGTAACCCTGAAAAAAGACGACAAATTTGCCCATCATCATTTTGCACCGTATTATTATTTACTGCAAAAGCAGTACCCGCAATAA
- a CDS encoding glycoside hydrolase family 172 protein, with the protein MQKKSSLAYFMLLLAVTLYGNCQEKITLPALLGEMTDFTAIAKFPDPQYTLRQASSYDRRSIAADQPGWFANADFNQFIRNEKNEGRKEFVMMDADGPGAIVRFWLTTVVKPGTLRFYFDNEKKASLKIPAFDLLKGFRLGSALLNPHSSYEPEGKGGNTLYLPLLYQKHCKVTWEYTDTSALNKPHYYQINYRTYAPGTKVETFAFKQLSLYKAAINKAEALLWNPAPPSGKETVWKQTLVKGETAGIPLPGGANAVREIMIKLTADKADKKKDYGKIWRSVFLKIIFDGKQTVLCPLGDFIGSGYGGMPVKSWYRELTDRGALTSRWVMPYKRTAVISFINQNDFAVNLSGIAITAPLNWDANTLYFHTTYKYEKNIKDAKWDYDVTKVAAKDPDAPIDWNFAAIKGKGIYMGNTLSVNNHMSTWYGEGDAKAYVDNETFPSEFGTGLEDYYNTSWAPVVIYQTPFANAPRVDNPSSKGYNTFTRTRILDAIPFHKAFSFDMEMLSWEGGTIDAAATTYWYGAPGSDDQ; encoded by the coding sequence ATGCAGAAAAAGAGCTCACTTGCATACTTTATGCTATTACTTGCCGTAACACTTTATGGCAACTGCCAGGAAAAAATAACCCTGCCGGCGCTGCTGGGGGAGATGACCGACTTTACGGCTATTGCAAAATTTCCCGATCCGCAGTATACGCTCAGACAGGCAAGTAGTTATGACAGGCGATCCATAGCCGCAGATCAGCCGGGATGGTTTGCAAATGCTGATTTTAACCAGTTTATCAGGAACGAAAAAAATGAAGGGCGTAAAGAATTTGTAATGATGGATGCTGACGGCCCGGGCGCTATTGTACGTTTCTGGCTGACCACAGTTGTAAAGCCCGGGACCCTGCGCTTTTATTTTGACAATGAAAAAAAGGCATCTCTTAAAATACCAGCATTTGATTTATTAAAGGGGTTCCGGTTAGGATCGGCATTGTTAAACCCGCATAGCAGCTATGAGCCTGAAGGAAAAGGGGGCAATACATTATATCTTCCGTTGCTGTATCAAAAACATTGTAAGGTAACCTGGGAATATACAGACACATCCGCCCTTAATAAGCCCCACTATTACCAGATCAATTACAGAACCTATGCGCCGGGAACAAAAGTAGAAACATTTGCTTTTAAACAGCTCTCCCTGTATAAGGCAGCTATTAATAAAGCCGAAGCATTGCTGTGGAACCCGGCACCTCCATCAGGGAAGGAAACGGTATGGAAGCAAACACTGGTCAAAGGAGAAACGGCCGGCATTCCTTTACCGGGTGGTGCAAATGCCGTTCGGGAAATTATGATAAAGCTGACTGCAGATAAAGCAGATAAAAAAAAGGACTATGGAAAAATATGGCGGAGCGTATTTTTAAAGATAATATTTGACGGGAAGCAGACCGTGCTCTGCCCGCTTGGGGATTTTATAGGCAGCGGTTATGGCGGCATGCCCGTCAAAAGCTGGTACAGGGAATTAACAGACAGGGGAGCGCTCACCAGCCGATGGGTGATGCCTTACAAAAGAACAGCTGTAATCTCTTTTATAAACCAAAATGACTTTGCAGTAAATCTGAGTGGCATTGCAATAACAGCCCCGTTGAACTGGGATGCCAATACCCTATATTTTCATACAACCTATAAATATGAAAAAAATATAAAGGACGCCAAATGGGATTATGATGTAACAAAGGTTGCCGCCAAAGATCCGGATGCCCCTATCGACTGGAATTTTGCCGCTATCAAAGGAAAAGGTATTTATATGGGCAATACATTATCTGTAAACAATCATATGAGCACATGGTATGGAGAGGGGGATGCCAAGGCTTATGTTGACAACGAAACCTTTCCTTCAGAGTTTGGTACCGGGCTGGAAGATTATTATAACACCTCGTGGGCACCTGTTGTGATCTATCAGACGCCATTTGCCAATGCGCCAAGAGTCGACAACCCTTCGTCAAAAGGATACAATACCTTTACAAGAACCAGGATATTAGACGCCATACCTTTTCATAAGGCGTTTTCCTTTGACATGGAAATGTTGAGTTGGGAGGGAGGCACCATTGACGCTGCCGCCACTACCTACTGGTATGGTGCTCCGGGCTCGGATGATCAATAA
- the tig gene encoding trigger factor has product MATITQEKIGPLHEKLSVKLEKADYLPGFEKSLKEYSKKASIPGFRPGKVPSGLIKKMYGPSLFMDEVLRSIDKEVVNYLETNKVSIFAQPLPLENDLSKLDVRNPGEYDFHFEIGLKPDFKMLDLAKAEITGYNIDITDAMVQEEIERLQNRYGNMADKETVENDDNVVNITFTETDATGNETEDGIKKDNSLLVKYFAPAVREQLTGKKAGDSINIRLGDAFEDKELDFIAQDLGLDKKDAATKDKTFRVTITKVGLLEKRELSEEFFTQLYPAGDVKTEEDFKKKVHDEIYSYWAAQSRNQIHDQLFHKLVEDTEIEFPEAFLKNWLTSQNNQQQEGEHPQPVKTEEEIEAEMPSFLNQLKWTLITEKIVTENNIQVSPEEIKDFAKQQLLQYMGGQLGAIDDQPWVDDYINRMMKDRKYVEDAYNRIQSQKVFEWAETKVRPKAKSISAEEFTKMVSEHHHHH; this is encoded by the coding sequence ATGGCTACGATTACGCAAGAAAAAATTGGCCCCCTGCATGAAAAACTGAGTGTAAAGCTTGAGAAGGCTGATTATTTACCCGGTTTTGAAAAATCTTTAAAAGAATACAGTAAAAAAGCAAGTATCCCGGGATTCCGCCCCGGAAAAGTTCCCTCCGGCCTCATAAAGAAAATGTACGGCCCTTCTCTTTTTATGGATGAGGTGCTGCGTTCTATTGACAAAGAAGTGGTCAATTACCTGGAAACAAATAAGGTCAGCATTTTTGCCCAGCCACTCCCGCTGGAAAATGACCTGTCTAAACTGGATGTGCGCAATCCCGGTGAATATGACTTCCATTTTGAAATTGGTTTAAAACCGGATTTTAAAATGCTGGACCTGGCCAAGGCCGAAATTACCGGTTATAATATTGACATTACGGATGCAATGGTGCAGGAAGAGATTGAACGGCTGCAAAACCGGTATGGCAATATGGCCGATAAAGAAACGGTTGAGAATGACGACAATGTTGTAAACATCACCTTTACAGAAACCGATGCTACGGGCAATGAAACAGAGGATGGTATAAAGAAAGACAATTCCCTCCTGGTAAAATATTTTGCACCTGCGGTAAGGGAACAGCTGACCGGCAAAAAAGCCGGAGACAGCATTAACATACGGCTGGGCGATGCCTTTGAAGATAAAGAATTGGATTTCATTGCACAGGACCTGGGCCTTGATAAAAAGGATGCCGCCACAAAAGACAAAACGTTCCGGGTAACCATTACTAAAGTTGGGCTCCTGGAAAAAAGAGAACTGAGCGAAGAATTCTTTACCCAGTTATACCCTGCCGGCGATGTAAAGACCGAAGAAGATTTTAAAAAGAAAGTACACGACGAAATTTACAGCTACTGGGCAGCACAAAGCCGTAACCAGATCCATGACCAGTTGTTCCATAAATTAGTGGAAGATACTGAAATTGAGTTTCCCGAAGCATTCCTGAAAAACTGGCTGACTTCTCAAAACAACCAACAGCAGGAAGGAGAACATCCCCAGCCGGTAAAAACCGAGGAAGAAATTGAGGCAGAAATGCCTTCTTTCCTGAACCAGCTGAAATGGACATTGATCACTGAAAAAATTGTTACTGAAAACAATATCCAGGTGTCGCCGGAAGAGATTAAAGATTTTGCAAAGCAGCAATTGCTCCAGTATATGGGCGGGCAACTGGGTGCTATTGATGATCAGCCCTGGGTGGATGATTATATTAACCGAATGATGAAAGACCGGAAATATGTTGAAGACGCGTACAACCGGATCCAGTCCCAGAAAGTATTTGAATGGGCAGAAACCAAGGTGCGCCCCAAAGCAAAATCGATCAGCGCTGAGGAATTTACAAAGATGGTAAGCGAGCACCATCACCATCATTAA